The genomic DNA CACCCGACCACGCCGGCGGCATCACTGGCCACACCGCACGAACCGTTGGCGTCACCGGTGCGCATGACAATGGATTGGATGCCGGCGATGCGCCGGTCCTCGATCTGGTAGTTCAGCGCCTGGGCCACTTCGCGCTCGTTGTCCAGGCTGCCCTGCTCGAACCAGAACCGGGTGATGTCGACCAGCCCGGCCGGGTTGGCGGCCTGCCAGCGGCACACCGCGCCGACGAACGTGCTCTGGATGTCGCGCGGATCGGCGCCCACGGTCTCGGCCAGCAGGTCCTGGGTCAGCACGTCACATTCCTTGAGCAGGTTGGGGTACTGCTCCTGGGAATCGTTGTTGCGCAGGGTGTCACCGGCGCCGGCGCGCAGCGCCTCGCCGTCCACGGTGCGGCTGCAGCCGGTCATCAACGTGACACCGGCGACGACGGCCGCAACGGCGGCCAGGACCCGGCGGGCGCTCACTTGGCGTTCACGATCGACTGGCGGGTCAGTTCCTCGGCCACCTGGCACGGCGGCGGGTAGTTCTGCTCGGCGAAGCTCACCGACCATTCGATGAAGTCGTCGCCGAACTGGATGCCGATCTCGCAGAGGTTGTCCCCCAGCAGCGGGTCGGTGCCGATGGCCACGAAGCCGTCGTTGCCCTCGACGGAGATGTCCTCGACGCTGGTGCGGGAGAGCTCCTGGGTTTTGCGTTCGCGTCCGATGGGGCTGCCGCGGAACCAGGTGAACGAGAAGTGCGGACCGATGATGCCGCCGTTCTGCAGCCATTGGCAGCCCACCGAATTGGTGGCGGTGTTCTTCAGTCCGCTCACTTTCGTGAGCTCCTGGATGGTCTCGTCACTGATGCCACCGCATTGCGGGAAGATGGGCCCGTGGGCGGCGCTGCCCTGTTCCTGGGGCGCCGACGATCCGGGGCTGGGTTCGCTGGGGCTCTGCTCCTCGGAACAACCCGCCAGCAACGGCAGCACAGCCACAGCCGCTATCGCCAGCTTGGTCATGTTGCGCTTCACAGCAGTCCCTTCTGACACTTCTGGCCGTCCTCGCCATGCACTGTAGCGGCCACACCTTGGCGGAACCACCGACACGCCCGTTGACCTGCTGCTTTGCTGTGACCCAGGTGCAGTGCCACAGTTACGACATGCTCGCGGCGCTGTTGCGGCAGTTCATTCGGCCGTACCGGCAGCTGGTTGGTGCGGTGATGGCGCTGCAGGTGATCAGCACGCTGGCCTCGCTGTACCTGCCGACGGTCAACGCCGCGATCATCGACGACGGCATCGCCACCGGTGACACCGCCACGATCATCCGGCTGGGCCTGGTGATGCTGGCCGTCACCGCGCTGCAGGTGGTCTGCGCCGTCGGGGCCGTGTACTTCGGGTCCCGGGCCGGCATGGGGTTCGGCCGCGACCTGCGCTCGGCGATGTTCCACCACGTGATCACCTTCTCCGAGCACGAGACGGCACGGTTCGGCGCGCCGTCTCTGCTGACCCGGACCACCAACGATGTCCAGCAGATCCAAGTGCTGGTGCAGATGACGTTCACCGTGCTGGTCACCGCTCCGATCATGTGTATCGGCGGTGTCGGCATGGCGATCCACCAGGATGCGGGCCTGTCCTGGCTGCTGCTCATCAGCGTGCCGGTGCTGGGCCTGACGAACTACTGGATCGTGCGGCATCTGTTGCCGATCTTCCGGCGGATGCAGCAGTTGGTCGACGGCATCAACCGTGTGATGCGGGACCAGCTGGCCGGCATCCGGGTGATCCGGGCCTTCGCGCGCGAGCCCTTCGAACGGGACCGGTTCGCCGCGGCCAACCGTGCGCTGTCGGACACCGCGCTGGACGCGGGCCGGTGGCAGGCGCTGATGCTGCCGGTCACCACGCTGACCATCAATCTGTCCAGCGTCGCGCTGATCTGGTTCGGCGGCATGCGGATCGACGCCGGACAGATGCAGGTGGGCTCGCTGATCGCATTCCTGAGCTACTTCATGCAGATCCTGATGGCGGTCATGATGGCGACCATCTTCCTGGCCATCCTGCCGCGGGCGTCGGCCTGCGCCGAGCGCATCACCGAGGTGCTCGCCACGACACCGGCCATCACCGATCCCGATGCCCCGGTGACCACCACACCCAGCGGACAGGTGCAGTTGCGCGACGTCAGCTTCGGCTACCCCGGCGCCGAGCGTCCGGTGCTGCAGCACATCGACCTCACCGTGCCGGCGGGCACCACCACCGCCGTGGTGGGTGGCACCGGCTCGGGCAAATCGACCCTGCTGGCGCTGATCTCGCGGATGTATGACGTCGACTCCGGCGCGGTGCTGGTCGACGGGGTGGACGTCCGATCACAGCGCACCGAGGACTTGTGGGCCGGAATCGGAGTGGTGCCCCAGCGGGGTTACCTGTTCTCCGGCACGGTGGCCGACAACCTCGCCTACGGCCGCGGCGATGCCACCGAGGAGCAGATGTGGGACGCGCTGCGGGTGGCGTGCGCCGACGACTTCGTCGCGCGCCATCCCGAGGGCCTGCTGATGCCGGTGGCCCAGGGCGGGATCAACTTCTCCGGCGGCCAGCGCCAGCGACTGGCGATCGCCCGCGCGGTGATCCGCAGACCCACGATCTACCTGTTCGACGACGCCCTCTCCGCACTGGACGTCAGTACCGACGCCGCCGTCCGCGCGCGCCTGCGTGAGGTGTCCGATGCGGCCACGGTGATCATTGTGGCGCAGCGCCTTTCGTCGATCGCGGCCGCCGATCAGATCGTGGTCCTCGATGACGGCCTGGTGGTGGGCATCGGAACCCACAAGGACCTGTTGGCCGAGTGCCCCACCTATCAGGAGTTCGCCGAATCGCAGGCGTTGCGGGTGGGTGATCACCGGTGAGCGGACCGATGCGCGGCCCGATGCGCATGCAGCAGGGCCCGGCCGAACGCTCGCGCGATTTCACCGGCTCCGCGCTGCGGCTGCTCAGACGCCTCACCCCGCAGCGCTGGCTGGCCGCGGTGGTGGTGCTGCTCTCGGTGGCCGGCATCGGCATCGGGGTGATCGGTCCCCGCATCCTCGGGCACGCAACCGA from Mycolicibacterium tokaiense includes the following:
- a CDS encoding DUF3558 domain-containing protein, whose amino-acid sequence is MKRNMTKLAIAAVAVLPLLAGCSEEQSPSEPSPGSSAPQEQGSAAHGPIFPQCGGISDETIQELTKVSGLKNTATNSVGCQWLQNGGIIGPHFSFTWFRGSPIGRERKTQELSRTSVEDISVEGNDGFVAIGTDPLLGDNLCEIGIQFGDDFIEWSVSFAEQNYPPPCQVAEELTRQSIVNAK
- a CDS encoding ABC transporter ATP-binding protein, with the protein product MLAALLRQFIRPYRQLVGAVMALQVISTLASLYLPTVNAAIIDDGIATGDTATIIRLGLVMLAVTALQVVCAVGAVYFGSRAGMGFGRDLRSAMFHHVITFSEHETARFGAPSLLTRTTNDVQQIQVLVQMTFTVLVTAPIMCIGGVGMAIHQDAGLSWLLLISVPVLGLTNYWIVRHLLPIFRRMQQLVDGINRVMRDQLAGIRVIRAFAREPFERDRFAAANRALSDTALDAGRWQALMLPVTTLTINLSSVALIWFGGMRIDAGQMQVGSLIAFLSYFMQILMAVMMATIFLAILPRASACAERITEVLATTPAITDPDAPVTTTPSGQVQLRDVSFGYPGAERPVLQHIDLTVPAGTTTAVVGGTGSGKSTLLALISRMYDVDSGAVLVDGVDVRSQRTEDLWAGIGVVPQRGYLFSGTVADNLAYGRGDATEEQMWDALRVACADDFVARHPEGLLMPVAQGGINFSGGQRQRLAIARAVIRRPTIYLFDDALSALDVSTDAAVRARLREVSDAATVIIVAQRLSSIAAADQIVVLDDGLVVGIGTHKDLLAECPTYQEFAESQALRVGDHR
- a CDS encoding DUF3558 domain-containing protein, with product MTGCSRTVDGEALRAGAGDTLRNNDSQEQYPNLLKECDVLTQDLLAETVGADPRDIQSTFVGAVCRWQAANPAGLVDITRFWFEQGSLDNEREVAQALNYQIEDRRIAGIQSIVMRTGDANGSCGVASDAAGVVGWWINPQGPGIDACAQAIKLAELTLATNS